From a single Streptomyces sp. NBC_00377 genomic region:
- a CDS encoding LacI family DNA-binding transcriptional regulator yields MARASTRPTSRDVAQAAGVSQAAVSLVLGDKWRGRVAETTAERVRQAARELGYRPNLAARNLRLGSTRTVLLVVPALTTEFFAGVYTGAARVAAEHGFGVVLYPSPEGVGPARDPFASAQAALDGVLASSMAADALTAIRGDQLPLVMLDSDPHGSLGAATVNLDITDGVRQVADHLLSLGHRHFLHLAADIPSWTFEVRARELAARVGATPGTSLRTAPAPISIDGALSAAEAALSRPGTRPTAVVCDDDKLAAGVYKALRRLGLRVPDDVSVTGLDDLALATALDPELTTVRLDSELFGERGMQALLAVLEGRTPDDGDIPVELVVRASTAPPNAS; encoded by the coding sequence GTGGCACGAGCCAGCACCCGCCCGACGAGCCGTGACGTCGCCCAGGCCGCGGGAGTCTCGCAGGCCGCCGTCTCCCTCGTCCTCGGCGACAAATGGCGCGGCCGTGTCGCCGAGACCACCGCGGAGCGCGTACGGCAAGCGGCCCGCGAACTCGGATACCGGCCCAACCTCGCCGCCCGCAACCTCCGCCTCGGCAGCACCCGCACCGTCCTCCTGGTCGTCCCCGCACTCACGACCGAGTTCTTCGCCGGCGTCTACACAGGAGCCGCCCGGGTGGCCGCCGAGCACGGCTTCGGAGTCGTCCTCTACCCCTCCCCCGAAGGCGTCGGCCCCGCCCGCGACCCCTTCGCCTCCGCCCAGGCAGCCCTCGACGGCGTCCTCGCCTCCTCCATGGCCGCCGACGCCCTGACAGCCATCCGAGGCGACCAGCTCCCCCTCGTGATGCTGGACAGCGACCCCCACGGCAGCCTCGGCGCCGCCACCGTCAACCTCGACATCACCGACGGCGTCCGACAGGTCGCCGACCACCTGCTGAGCCTCGGCCACCGGCACTTCCTGCACCTAGCGGCCGACATCCCCTCCTGGACCTTCGAGGTACGCGCGCGTGAACTCGCCGCACGAGTCGGCGCGACACCGGGGACATCGCTGCGCACCGCCCCCGCCCCGATCTCCATCGACGGCGCCCTGAGCGCCGCCGAGGCGGCGCTCAGCCGCCCGGGAACGCGCCCCACCGCCGTCGTCTGCGACGACGACAAACTGGCGGCCGGCGTCTACAAGGCCCTGCGCCGCCTCGGCCTGCGCGTACCCGACGACGTCTCCGTCACCGGCCTGGACGACCTCGCCCTGGCCACCGCCCTCGACCCCGAGCTGACCACCGTACGGCTGGACTCCGAACTGTTCGGCGAACGAGGCATGCAAGCCCTCCTCGCCGTCCTGGAGGGCCGCACACCCGACGACGGGGACATCCCCGTCGAACTCGTCGTACGGGCCTCCACGGCACCGCCCAACGCCTCCTGA
- a CDS encoding tRNA (adenine-N1)-methyltransferase translates to MSEPTGAARRRGPFKVGDQVQLTDPKGRHYTFTLEAGKNFHTHKGSFPHDELIGAPEGSVVRTTGNVAYLALRPLLPDYVLSMPRGAAVVYPKDAGQILAFADIFPGARVVEAGVGSGSLSSFLLRAIGDQGMLHSYERREDFAEIAQQNVERYFGGPHPAWQLTVGDLQDNLSDTDVDRVILDMLAPWECLEAVSKALVPGGILCCYVATTTQLARTVESIREIGSFNEPTSWESMIRNWHVEGLAVRPDHRMIGHTGFLLTARRLADGVEPPMRRRRPAKGAYGEDYTGPNADGGSGR, encoded by the coding sequence ATGTCCGAACCGACCGGTGCCGCCCGCAGGCGCGGGCCCTTCAAGGTCGGGGACCAGGTTCAGCTGACCGATCCCAAGGGCCGCCACTACACGTTCACGCTCGAAGCCGGGAAGAACTTCCACACCCACAAGGGTTCCTTCCCGCACGACGAACTGATCGGCGCTCCCGAGGGCAGCGTTGTCCGCACCACCGGGAACGTCGCCTACCTCGCGCTGCGCCCCCTGCTCCCCGACTACGTCCTGTCCATGCCCCGCGGGGCAGCCGTCGTCTACCCGAAGGACGCGGGGCAGATCCTCGCCTTCGCCGACATCTTCCCCGGCGCACGCGTCGTCGAGGCCGGCGTCGGCTCCGGCTCGCTGAGCAGCTTCCTGCTGCGCGCCATCGGCGACCAGGGCATGCTGCACAGCTACGAGCGACGCGAGGACTTCGCCGAGATCGCCCAGCAGAACGTGGAGCGCTACTTCGGCGGCCCGCACCCCGCCTGGCAGCTCACCGTCGGCGACCTCCAGGACAACCTGTCCGACACCGACGTCGACCGCGTCATCCTCGACATGCTCGCCCCCTGGGAGTGCCTCGAGGCCGTCTCCAAGGCGCTGGTCCCCGGCGGCATCCTGTGCTGCTACGTCGCCACCACCACCCAGCTCGCACGGACCGTCGAGTCCATCCGCGAGATCGGCTCCTTCAACGAGCCGACCTCCTGGGAGTCGATGATCCGCAACTGGCACGTGGAGGGCCTCGCAGTCCGCCCCGACCACCGGATGATCGGCCACACCGGCTTCCTGCTCACCGCCCGTCGCCTCGCCGACGGCGTCGAACCGCCCATGCGCCGCCGCCGCCCCGCCAAGGGCGCCTACGGCGAGGACTACACCGGCCCCAACGCCGACGGGGGCAGCGGCCGCTGA
- the prcA gene encoding proteasome subunit alpha produces MSTPFYVSPQQAMADRAEYARKGIARGRSLVVIQYADGIVFVGENPSRALHKFSEIYDRIGFAAAGKYNEYENLRIGGVRYADLRGYTYDRDDVTARGLANVYAQTLGTIFSSAGEKPYEVELVVAEVGATPDGDQIYRLPHDGSIVDEHGSVAVGGNAEQISTYLDQRHRDGMSLAEALKLAVQALSRDTNGTEREIPAERLEVAVLDRTRPQSRKFKRIVGRQLGRLLETDGASTEAESSEEE; encoded by the coding sequence GTGTCGACGCCGTTCTATGTCTCACCCCAGCAGGCGATGGCCGACCGCGCCGAGTACGCCCGTAAGGGCATCGCGCGCGGCCGCAGCCTCGTTGTGATCCAGTACGCCGACGGCATCGTGTTCGTCGGTGAGAATCCGTCCCGTGCGCTGCACAAGTTCAGCGAGATCTACGACCGGATCGGCTTCGCGGCCGCCGGCAAGTACAACGAGTACGAGAACCTGCGGATCGGCGGTGTGCGGTATGCCGATCTTCGTGGTTACACCTATGACCGTGACGATGTGACCGCTCGCGGTCTGGCCAATGTGTACGCCCAGACGCTGGGCACGATCTTCTCCTCGGCCGGTGAGAAGCCGTACGAGGTGGAGCTGGTGGTGGCCGAGGTCGGTGCCACGCCGGACGGGGACCAGATCTACCGGTTGCCGCATGACGGTTCGATCGTGGACGAGCACGGTTCGGTCGCGGTCGGTGGCAATGCCGAGCAGATCAGCACCTATCTCGACCAGCGTCACCGGGACGGGATGAGTCTGGCCGAGGCGCTGAAGCTGGCGGTGCAGGCGTTGTCACGCGACACCAACGGCACCGAGCGGGAGATTCCCGCGGAGCGTCTGGAGGTGGCGGTGCTGGACCGTACCCGGCCCCAGTCGCGCAAGTTCAAGCGGATCGTGGGCCGCCAGCTGGGCCGTCTTCTGGAGACGGACGGCGCGTCCACGGAGGCGGAGAGCTCCGAGGAGGAGTAG
- a CDS encoding site-2 protease family protein, which yields MGGRRFDRGETVVESGGSGRSRPDNEQSAEHPATPASPATDLAQAPDPGTAGPATPDGEPTPRPSGTPQPSEAAPAEAPSAQDPPAGTAPAEARPADDEGAPQTPPASDDDSRTAAGDGNANANGTADPGTGAQDAPDAGPEAEPGTGRPTTSASTPAPAAPAPVPSLPKGPPPQRPPEQPRGGLLMGRPFGVPVYVAPSWFLVAALITWVFGNQLDRVLPELGALRYLVSLFFAVAFYASVLIHELAHTIAALRFKLPVRRIQLQFFGGVSEIEKEAETPGREFWLAFVGPLLSLVLAGVFYLAMQPVERGTVPGVLLAGLMISNLIVAIFNLLPGLPLDGGRMLRAVVWKITGRPMSGTVAAAWVGRALAVSVLIGLPLLTQSGALGSGAEDSVGMDTVTDALLAAILAAIIWTGAGNSLRMARLREHLPELRARTLTRRAVPVETHTPLSEALRRANDAGARALVVVDANGEPLSLVREAAIVGVPEHRRPWVAVSGLAQDLSEGMRVSAELAGEDLLDVLRATPATEYLVVEETGEIFGVLSAADVERAFVKAMARPS from the coding sequence ATGGGCGGGAGACGCTTCGATCGAGGGGAAACCGTGGTGGAAAGCGGCGGGAGCGGGCGGTCGCGGCCGGACAACGAGCAGTCGGCCGAGCACCCCGCGACACCTGCGTCTCCGGCCACCGACCTCGCGCAGGCCCCGGACCCGGGCACCGCCGGCCCTGCCACGCCCGACGGGGAACCCACGCCCCGCCCCTCCGGCACACCGCAACCGAGCGAAGCCGCCCCCGCCGAAGCACCGTCCGCCCAGGATCCGCCCGCCGGAACCGCCCCCGCCGAAGCCCGGCCGGCCGACGACGAGGGCGCTCCGCAGACGCCGCCCGCGTCCGACGACGACAGCCGCACCGCCGCCGGCGACGGGAACGCGAACGCGAACGGCACAGCCGACCCCGGGACCGGCGCGCAGGACGCACCCGACGCAGGCCCGGAAGCCGAGCCCGGGACCGGACGACCGACGACCTCCGCGTCCACCCCCGCCCCGGCGGCCCCGGCTCCTGTCCCCTCCCTCCCCAAGGGCCCCCCGCCCCAGCGCCCCCCGGAGCAGCCCCGCGGCGGCCTCCTCATGGGCCGCCCCTTCGGTGTGCCCGTCTACGTGGCTCCCAGCTGGTTCCTCGTCGCCGCCCTGATCACCTGGGTCTTCGGCAACCAGCTCGACCGTGTCCTCCCCGAGCTCGGCGCCCTGCGCTACCTCGTCTCCCTCTTCTTCGCGGTCGCCTTCTACGCCTCCGTCCTCATCCACGAACTCGCCCACACCATCGCCGCCCTCCGCTTCAAACTCCCGGTCCGCCGCATCCAGCTCCAGTTCTTCGGCGGCGTCTCCGAGATCGAGAAGGAGGCCGAGACCCCCGGCCGCGAGTTCTGGCTCGCCTTCGTCGGCCCCTTGCTCTCCCTCGTGCTCGCCGGCGTCTTCTACCTCGCCATGCAGCCCGTGGAACGCGGCACCGTGCCCGGCGTCCTGCTGGCCGGCCTGATGATCTCCAACCTGATCGTGGCGATCTTCAACCTCCTCCCCGGCCTCCCCCTCGACGGCGGCCGCATGCTCCGCGCCGTCGTCTGGAAGATCACCGGCAGGCCCATGAGCGGCACCGTCGCCGCCGCCTGGGTCGGCCGCGCCCTCGCCGTCTCCGTCCTCATCGGCCTGCCCCTGCTCACCCAGTCCGGCGCGCTCGGCTCCGGCGCCGAGGACAGCGTCGGCATGGACACCGTCACCGACGCCCTGCTCGCGGCCATCCTCGCCGCCATCATCTGGACCGGCGCCGGCAACAGCCTGCGCATGGCCCGGCTGCGCGAACACCTCCCCGAGCTGCGCGCCCGCACCCTCACCCGCCGCGCCGTCCCCGTCGAGACCCACACCCCCCTCTCGGAGGCGCTGCGCCGCGCCAACGACGCCGGCGCCCGCGCCCTCGTCGTCGTCGACGCCAACGGCGAACCGCTCTCGCTCGTCCGGGAGGCCGCCATCGTCGGCGTACCCGAACACCGCCGCCCCTGGGTCGCCGTCAGCGGCCTCGCCCAGGACCTCAGCGAGGGCATGCGCGTCTCCGCCGAGCTCGCCGGCGAGGATCTCCTCGACGTCCTGCGCGCCACCCCCGCCACCGAATACCTCGTGGTCGAGGAGACCGGCGAGATCTTCGGCGTGCTGTCCGCCGCCGACGTCGAGCGGGCCTTCGTCAAGGCCATGGCCAGGCCGTCCTAG
- the prcB gene encoding proteasome subunit beta: protein MEANTRSTGRLPAAFLTPGSSSFMDFLSDHQPELLPGKRQLPPTQGVIEAPHGTTIVAVTFPGGVVLAGDRRATMGNVIAQRDIEKVFPADEYSAVGIAGTAGLAVEMVKLFQLELEHFEKVEGAQLSLEGKANRLSTMIRSNLGMAMQGLAVVPLFAGFDVDRDRGRIFSYDVTGGRSEEHNYAATGSGSIFARGAMKKLYRNDLSEEEATTLVVQALYDAADDDSATGGPDVARRIYPIVTVITEDGFRRLTEEESSEIARSILARRLEQPDGPRAALL, encoded by the coding sequence GTGGAAGCCAACACTCGTAGCACCGGGCGTCTACCGGCTGCCTTCCTGACGCCCGGGTCCTCGTCCTTCATGGACTTTCTCTCCGACCACCAGCCGGAGCTGCTGCCCGGCAAGCGGCAGCTGCCTCCGACGCAGGGTGTGATCGAGGCGCCGCACGGCACGACGATCGTCGCCGTGACGTTCCCCGGTGGTGTCGTGCTCGCAGGTGACCGCCGCGCCACGATGGGCAACGTCATCGCCCAGCGGGACATCGAGAAGGTCTTCCCGGCCGACGAGTACTCGGCCGTCGGTATCGCCGGCACCGCCGGCCTGGCCGTCGAGATGGTGAAGCTGTTCCAGCTGGAGCTGGAGCACTTCGAGAAGGTCGAGGGGGCGCAGCTCTCGCTCGAGGGCAAGGCGAACCGGCTGTCGACCATGATCCGGTCCAACCTGGGCATGGCCATGCAGGGGCTGGCGGTCGTGCCCCTCTTCGCCGGCTTCGACGTGGACCGGGACAGGGGCCGGATCTTCTCCTACGACGTCACGGGCGGCCGCTCCGAGGAGCACAACTACGCCGCCACCGGCTCCGGCTCGATCTTCGCGCGCGGGGCGATGAAGAAGCTCTACCGCAACGACCTGTCCGAGGAAGAGGCCACGACTCTCGTGGTCCAGGCCCTCTACGACGCGGCGGACGACGACTCGGCGACCGGTGGTCCCGATGTCGCGCGCCGGATCTACCCCATCGTCACCGTGATCACCGAGGACGGTTTCCGCCGGCTCACCGAGGAGGAGTCGTCGGAGATCGCCCGCTCGATCCTGGCGCGTCGCCTGGAGCAGCCGGACGGCCCGCGCGCCGCCCTGCTGTAA
- a CDS encoding ferredoxin, producing the protein MGVQQEAGVGGEALEVWIDQDLCTGDGICAQYAPEVFELDIDGLAYVKGADDELLLAKGATTPVPLPLLTDVVDSARECPGDCIHVRRVSDSVEVYGPDAE; encoded by the coding sequence ATGGGCGTGCAGCAGGAGGCCGGTGTCGGCGGCGAGGCTCTGGAGGTCTGGATCGACCAGGATCTCTGTACCGGCGACGGAATCTGTGCGCAGTACGCACCTGAGGTGTTCGAGCTGGACATCGACGGCCTGGCCTATGTCAAGGGCGCGGACGACGAGCTCCTGCTGGCCAAGGGCGCTACGACGCCGGTGCCGTTGCCGCTGTTGACGGATGTCGTGGACTCGGCACGGGAGTGCCCGGGTGACTGTATTCATGTGCGACGGGTTTCGGACAGCGTAGAGGTCTACGGTCCGGACGCGGAGTGA
- the dop gene encoding depupylase/deamidase Dop: MTVRRVMGIETEYGISVPGHPNANAMLTSSQIVNAYAAAMHRARRARWDFEEENPLRDARGFDLAREVADSSQLTDEDIGLANVILTNGARLYVDHAHPEYSAPEVTNPRDAVLWDKAGERIMAEAAERAAALPGAQPIHLYKNNTDNKGASYGTHENYLMKRETAFSDIVRHLTPFFVSRQVVTGAGRVGIGQDGHEHGFQLSQRADYFEVEVGLETTLKRPIINTRDEPHSDAEKYRRLHVIIGDANLSEISTYLKLGTTALVLSMIEDGFIAVDLAVDQPVRTLHQVSHDPTLKRLVTLRSGRTLTAVQLQMEYFELARKYVEERFGSDADDQTKDVLARWEDTLNRLENDPMSLAGELDWVAKRELMEGYRRRDSLDWDAARLHLVDLQYADVRADKGLYNRLVARGRIKRLLDEGEVERAVTKPPEDTRAYFRGRCLEQYADDVAAASWDSVIFDLPGRDSLQRVPTLEPLRGTRNHVKELLDRCRTAEDLVRVLSGG, encoded by the coding sequence ATGACCGTACGGCGAGTAATGGGCATCGAGACGGAGTACGGCATCTCCGTCCCCGGCCACCCCAACGCCAATGCCATGCTCACCTCGTCCCAGATCGTCAACGCCTACGCGGCGGCGATGCACAGGGCCCGCCGGGCCCGCTGGGACTTCGAGGAGGAGAACCCGCTGCGGGACGCGCGTGGCTTCGACCTCGCCCGCGAGGTCGCCGACTCCAGCCAGCTCACCGACGAGGACATCGGCCTCGCCAATGTCATCCTCACCAACGGCGCACGTCTCTACGTCGACCACGCGCACCCCGAATACAGCGCCCCCGAGGTCACCAACCCCCGCGACGCCGTCCTCTGGGACAAGGCCGGCGAACGGATCATGGCCGAGGCCGCCGAGCGCGCCGCCGCGCTGCCCGGCGCCCAGCCCATCCACCTCTACAAGAACAACACCGACAACAAGGGCGCCTCCTACGGCACGCACGAGAACTACCTGATGAAGCGGGAGACCGCCTTCTCGGACATCGTGCGCCACCTCACGCCCTTCTTCGTCTCGCGCCAGGTGGTCACCGGCGCCGGTCGCGTCGGCATCGGCCAGGACGGCCACGAACACGGCTTCCAGCTCAGCCAGCGCGCCGACTACTTCGAGGTCGAGGTCGGCCTGGAGACGACACTGAAGCGCCCGATCATCAACACCCGCGACGAGCCGCACTCCGACGCGGAGAAGTACCGCCGCCTGCATGTGATCATCGGCGACGCGAACCTCTCCGAGATCTCGACCTACCTCAAGCTCGGCACGACGGCCCTGGTCCTGTCGATGATCGAGGACGGCTTCATCGCCGTGGACCTGGCGGTCGACCAGCCGGTCCGCACCCTCCACCAGGTCTCCCACGACCCCACCCTGAAGCGCCTGGTCACCCTGCGCAGCGGTCGCACACTCACCGCCGTCCAGTTGCAGATGGAGTACTTCGAGCTGGCGCGCAAGTACGTGGAGGAGCGGTTCGGCTCCGACGCCGACGACCAGACGAAGGACGTCCTCGCGCGCTGGGAGGACACCCTGAACCGCCTGGAGAACGACCCCATGAGCCTCGCCGGCGAACTGGACTGGGTCGCCAAGCGGGAACTCATGGAGGGCTACCGGCGCCGTGACAGCCTCGACTGGGACGCGGCGCGCCTGCACCTCGTCGATCTCCAGTACGCCGACGTGAGGGCCGACAAGGGCCTCTACAACCGTCTCGTGGCCCGCGGCCGCATCAAGCGTCTCCTGGACGAGGGAGAGGTCGAGAGGGCGGTCACGAAGCCCCCGGAGGACACGCGCGCGTACTTCCGCGGCCGCTGTCTGGAGCAGTACGCCGACGACGTCGCCGCCGCTTCCTGGGACTCGGTCATCTTCGATCTGCCGGGCCGGGACTCGCTCCAGCGCGTCCCAACCCTCGAACCGCTTCGCGGAACGCGAAATCACGTCAAGGAGCTCCTGGACCGCTGCCGTACGGCAGAAGACCTGGTCAGGGTCCTCTCGGGCGGCTGA
- the arc gene encoding proteasome ATPase → MAAHDDDMNRGIRPGRGSDDPSGQIAYLEQEIAVLRRKLADSPRHTRILEERIVELQTNLAGVSAQNERLANTLREARDQIVALKEEVDRLAQPPAGFGVFLSANEDGTADIFTGGRKLRVNVSPGVELEELRRGQEVMLNEALNVVEAMEYESVGDIVTLKEILEDGVRALVQGHTDEERVVRLAEPLLDVVIRPGDALLLEPRSGYVYEVVPKSEVEELVLEEVPDIGYEQIGGLGGQIEMIRDAVELPYLYPDLFKEHELRPPKGVLLYGPPGCGKTLIAKAVANSLAKKVAEVTGQATGKSFFLNIKGPELLNKYVGETERQIRLVFQRAREKASEGTPVIVFFDEMESLFRTRGSGVSSDVENTIVPQLLAEIDGVEGLQNVVVIGASNREDMIDPAILRPGRLDVKIKIERPDAEAAKDIFQKYLTERLPLHSEDVGEHGGDKTTTVQSMIQTAVEHMYAESEENRFLEVTYANGDKEVLYFKDFNSGAMIENIVGRAKKMAIKDFLDHNQKGLRVSHLLQACVDEFKENEDLPNTTNPDDWARISGKKGERIVYIRTLITGKQGADTGRSIDTVANTGQYL, encoded by the coding sequence GTGGCAGCCCACGACGACGACATGAACCGCGGCATCCGCCCGGGACGAGGGTCCGACGACCCGTCCGGGCAGATTGCCTACCTTGAGCAGGAGATCGCCGTCCTGCGACGCAAGCTCGCCGACTCTCCGCGACACACGAGGATTCTCGAAGAGCGGATCGTCGAGCTACAGACGAACCTGGCCGGCGTGTCCGCCCAGAACGAGCGACTCGCCAACACGCTCCGTGAGGCCCGCGACCAGATCGTGGCCCTCAAGGAGGAGGTCGACCGGCTCGCGCAGCCGCCGGCCGGCTTCGGTGTCTTCCTCTCGGCGAACGAGGACGGCACGGCCGACATCTTCACCGGAGGCCGCAAACTCCGGGTGAACGTCAGCCCCGGCGTCGAGCTCGAGGAGCTCCGGCGCGGCCAGGAAGTGATGCTCAACGAAGCACTCAACGTGGTCGAGGCCATGGAGTACGAGAGCGTCGGCGACATCGTCACCCTCAAGGAGATCCTCGAGGACGGCGTACGCGCCCTCGTACAGGGGCACACCGACGAGGAACGGGTGGTCCGGCTCGCCGAACCGCTCCTGGACGTCGTCATCCGCCCCGGCGACGCCCTCCTGCTCGAACCCCGCTCCGGCTACGTCTACGAGGTCGTCCCCAAGAGCGAGGTCGAGGAACTCGTCCTCGAAGAGGTCCCCGACATCGGCTACGAGCAGATCGGCGGCCTCGGCGGACAGATCGAGATGATCCGCGACGCGGTCGAGCTCCCGTACCTCTACCCCGACCTCTTCAAGGAGCACGAGCTGCGCCCGCCCAAGGGCGTCCTGCTCTACGGACCGCCCGGATGCGGCAAGACGCTCATCGCCAAGGCCGTCGCCAACTCGCTGGCCAAAAAGGTCGCCGAGGTCACCGGCCAGGCCACCGGCAAGAGCTTCTTCCTCAACATCAAGGGCCCCGAGCTCCTCAACAAGTACGTCGGTGAGACCGAGCGGCAGATCCGCCTCGTCTTCCAGCGCGCCAGGGAGAAGGCCTCCGAGGGCACCCCCGTCATCGTCTTCTTCGACGAGATGGAATCCCTCTTCCGCACCCGCGGCTCCGGCGTCAGCTCCGACGTGGAGAACACCATCGTCCCGCAGCTCCTCGCCGAGATCGACGGCGTCGAGGGCCTCCAGAACGTGGTGGTCATCGGCGCCTCCAACCGCGAGGACATGATCGACCCCGCCATCCTGCGCCCCGGCCGCCTCGACGTGAAGATCAAGATCGAGCGCCCGGACGCCGAAGCGGCCAAGGACATCTTCCAGAAGTACCTCACCGAACGCCTTCCCCTGCACTCCGAGGACGTGGGCGAACACGGCGGCGACAAGACCACCACCGTCCAGAGCATGATCCAGACGGCTGTGGAACACATGTACGCCGAATCCGAGGAGAACCGCTTCCTGGAAGTCACCTACGCCAACGGCGACAAGGAAGTCCTGTACTTCAAGGACTTCAACTCCGGCGCGATGATCGAGAACATCGTCGGCCGTGCCAAGAAAATGGCCATCAAGGACTTCCTCGACCACAACCAGAAGGGCCTTCGCGTCTCCCACCTCCTCCAGGCATGCGTGGACGAGTTCAAGGAGAACGAGGACCTGCCCAACACCACCAACCCCGACGACTGGGCCCGGATCTCCGGAAAGAAGGGCGAACGGATCGTGTACATCCGCACCCTCATCACCGGAAAGCAGGGCGCGGACACCGGACGCTCCATCGACACGGTGGCGAATACCGGACAGTACCTGTAG
- a CDS encoding MFS transporter, with the protein MAAGYLEILRARHAARLLTGTLVGRLPNATAAIGIVLFVRAQGGTYSLAGALAAVYGVANAVGQPLLGRLVDVHGQPRVQLPAALASALAMAAFAFAGTDPLPLAYAAVAAAGLFTPPLEGGLRALWPAVLRREDQVHTAYAMDAVAQEVMFTVGPLLVTLCVALWSEQGALLVLNAVGVLGALSVAVSPPSRAWRSAPREAHWLGALRSPGLLALLGAFLFVGVALGSITVASVPYADGHGGDAVYGWLMAALGLGALAGGLVYGARRWVGAPERRLRGLVALLAVCYLPLMLLPGAVAMVALTALAGVFLAPALACAFVIVDRHAPRGTVTEAFSWLVTTFTVGASVGTGVAGPVVEAGGALWGFAVPAVAGAVSLVVLLATGRVMAVPAGSGVVAASSENDPNRAAEPRFSSGDRA; encoded by the coding sequence TTGGCCGCGGGATACCTGGAGATCCTCAGGGCGAGGCACGCCGCCCGGCTGCTGACCGGCACGCTCGTCGGCCGGCTGCCCAACGCCACGGCCGCCATCGGGATCGTTCTGTTCGTGCGCGCGCAAGGGGGCACCTACAGCCTCGCGGGTGCGCTGGCGGCCGTGTACGGCGTCGCCAACGCCGTCGGCCAGCCCCTGCTGGGGCGGCTGGTCGACGTCCACGGACAGCCGCGGGTGCAGCTGCCCGCGGCGCTCGCGTCCGCCCTGGCCATGGCGGCCTTCGCCTTCGCGGGTACGGACCCGCTGCCGCTCGCGTACGCCGCGGTGGCGGCCGCCGGGCTGTTCACGCCGCCCCTGGAGGGGGGTCTGCGGGCGCTGTGGCCGGCGGTGCTGCGGCGCGAGGACCAGGTGCACACGGCCTACGCGATGGACGCCGTGGCGCAGGAGGTGATGTTCACCGTCGGGCCGCTGCTGGTGACGCTGTGCGTCGCGCTGTGGTCGGAGCAGGGGGCCCTGCTGGTGCTGAACGCGGTCGGGGTGCTGGGCGCGTTGTCGGTGGCCGTGTCGCCGCCCTCGCGCGCGTGGCGTTCGGCGCCGCGTGAGGCGCACTGGCTGGGCGCGCTGCGGTCGCCCGGGCTGCTGGCCCTCCTCGGCGCGTTCCTGTTCGTCGGTGTCGCGCTCGGTTCCATCACCGTGGCGTCCGTGCCGTACGCGGACGGCCACGGCGGTGACGCGGTGTACGGCTGGCTGATGGCGGCGCTGGGCCTCGGCGCGCTGGCCGGCGGTCTGGTCTACGGGGCGCGGCGGTGGGTGGGGGCGCCGGAGCGGCGACTGCGGGGCCTGGTGGCGCTGCTGGCGGTGTGTTACCTGCCGCTGATGCTGTTGCCGGGCGCGGTCGCCATGGTGGCGCTGACGGCGCTCGCGGGCGTGTTCCTGGCGCCCGCTCTCGCGTGTGCGTTCGTCATCGTGGACCGGCACGCGCCGCGCGGGACGGTGACGGAGGCGTTCTCCTGGCTGGTGACGACCTTCACGGTCGGGGCGTCGGTGGGAACGGGTGTGGCGGGTCCGGTCGTGGAGGCCGGTGGCGCGCTCTGGGGGTTCGCGGTGCCGGCGGTCGCAGGCGCCGTGTCGCTGGTGGTTTTGCTGGCCACGGGGCGGGTAATGGCAGTTCCGGCCGGAAGCGGAGTTGTTGCGGCTTCATCGGAAAATGATCCAAACCGTGCTGCCGAACCCCGTTTCAGTTCAGGGGATCGGGCGTAA
- a CDS encoding endonuclease VII domain-containing protein: MKPHSEWERNKSSSDGWASYCRACRAERNRISYFQRKYGLSPAELDAMVAEQRGICCICLAAPAEHVDHCHQTGRVRGVLCFSCNAALGQFKDRPDAIRRAAAYVEGIAWKPTLVAPGVYRLPS; encoded by the coding sequence GTGAAGCCTCACTCCGAGTGGGAGCGCAACAAGTCCTCGTCGGACGGTTGGGCAAGCTACTGCCGCGCGTGCCGGGCGGAGCGGAACCGGATCAGCTATTTCCAACGCAAATACGGTCTGAGCCCGGCCGAGTTGGACGCGATGGTTGCGGAGCAGAGGGGCATCTGCTGTATCTGCCTTGCTGCTCCCGCCGAGCATGTGGATCACTGCCATCAGACGGGTAGGGTCCGAGGCGTACTGTGCTTCAGCTGCAATGCCGCACTGGGGCAGTTCAAGGATCGGCCCGATGCCATAAGGCGGGCTGCTGCTTACGTGGAAGGAATCGCGTGGAAGCCAACACTCGTAGCACCGGGCGTCTACCGGCTGCCTTCCTGA
- a CDS encoding ubiquitin-like protein Pup, giving the protein MATKDTGGGQQKATRSTEETEEQAPEAQASEDLKERQEKLSDDVDSVLDEIDDVLEENAEDFVRSFVQKGGQ; this is encoded by the coding sequence ATGGCGACCAAGGACACCGGCGGCGGCCAGCAGAAGGCGACGCGCTCCACGGAGGAGACCGAGGAGCAGGCGCCCGAGGCGCAGGCGTCTGAGGACCTCAAGGAGCGTCAGGAGAAGCTGAGCGACGACGTGGACTCGGTTCTTGACGAAATTGACGATGTACTCGAGGAGAATGCCGAGGATTTCGTGAGGTCATTCGTTCAAAAGGGTGGACAGTAG